A genomic window from Vagococcus entomophilus includes:
- a CDS encoding glycoside hydrolase family 32 protein codes for MKKKMLRLSMLVGFVFLSFQGGKSVFADSQNQANWLYNEPFRNQYHYSAQKNWLNDPNGLLYDDTTGTYHMFYQYNPAGNSWGNMSWGHATSSDMINWQEQGVAIPELENQEWEDFTYTNTTGDLAQYGEVRYVGKPTTNWGDGGENGKKYIFSGSAIIDKNNASGLGENTILAFYTSCFQIGTRKNDGQDGGLGTWIGFNEVQEQHLAYSTDGGKTFKQYSADGNETQPKALIPVTMMPEGNAKDFRDPKVVYDEGNQQWLMIVVSGQEAQIYKSKDLLSWEYASKIERQHDVGNGVWECPELIPMTVEGTSEQKWILSMSVQKGAPASGSGMQYMIGTMNAQGQWLPDSSETLKKPLWTDYGEDYYAGVTFSNVPDKRTVMLAWMSNWEYVNEQQTDPWYSHMATPRELKLVADSQATDGYSLRQMPVKELDTIQKETIQPALSTTNLDDQTIKVTNFKGTNYKVEARFNWTDVDKPSAVGILVRASDDLSRKIYVGYDIQNQLAYVNRLATGEANIGGPTRDKTNTPVAAPNNQVKLTALVDESSVEVFVNDGEKTISQVFYFRPEIIGNIPTNLVAFYAENGKSTVSDAKISPLNSIFGELEIVAKDIEIQKGHVFDPMTEVSASNRDALGNKSTIVPQVLKNTVDTTKEGSYEVVYALLNEKGKYQEKTRKVTVVSSTPETSSTSDTSSTTQTSTSTTTTETSASSSASDKTSETTSGEHVSSETTQQTNSQSEGTNRQTTASKQVAKKGLPQTGEQRQNLLLILGGILLIGVGYFGYKKLKK; via the coding sequence ATCAGTACAATCCAGCTGGAAATTCTTGGGGAAATATGTCTTGGGGGCATGCGACAAGTAGCGACATGATCAATTGGCAAGAACAAGGAGTCGCAATCCCCGAGCTTGAAAATCAAGAATGGGAGGATTTCACTTATACTAATACCACAGGAGACCTTGCTCAGTACGGGGAGGTTCGCTATGTTGGCAAACCGACAACCAATTGGGGCGATGGTGGTGAGAATGGGAAGAAGTATATTTTCAGTGGCTCGGCAATAATTGATAAAAATAATGCTAGTGGACTAGGGGAAAATACGATTCTCGCTTTTTATACAAGCTGCTTTCAAATTGGAACTAGGAAAAATGATGGACAAGATGGGGGCTTGGGAACTTGGATTGGCTTCAATGAAGTTCAAGAGCAACATCTTGCCTATAGTACAGACGGCGGAAAAACGTTTAAACAATATTCAGCAGATGGAAACGAAACCCAACCTAAAGCCTTGATTCCAGTTACGATGATGCCAGAGGGCAATGCCAAAGACTTTAGAGATCCAAAAGTGGTTTATGATGAAGGCAATCAGCAATGGTTAATGATTGTCGTATCTGGACAAGAAGCTCAAATATATAAATCCAAAGACTTACTTTCTTGGGAATATGCCTCAAAAATTGAACGGCAGCATGACGTGGGCAATGGTGTATGGGAATGTCCCGAACTAATTCCAATGACGGTTGAGGGAACAAGTGAGCAAAAATGGATTTTAAGTATGAGTGTACAAAAAGGGGCTCCTGCTTCTGGATCAGGTATGCAGTATATGATTGGAACAATGAATGCACAAGGTCAGTGGCTTCCAGATAGCAGTGAAACACTAAAGAAACCGCTTTGGACGGACTATGGAGAAGACTATTATGCTGGAGTAACATTTAGTAATGTTCCAGATAAGCGGACTGTGATGCTTGCTTGGATGTCCAATTGGGAATATGTAAATGAACAACAAACTGATCCTTGGTACAGTCATATGGCCACACCAAGAGAGTTGAAACTGGTTGCAGATTCACAAGCAACAGATGGCTATTCACTTAGACAGATGCCCGTAAAAGAACTAGATACTATACAAAAAGAAACGATTCAACCAGCATTAAGTACAACGAATTTGGATGATCAAACCATAAAAGTAACGAATTTTAAAGGAACAAACTATAAAGTAGAAGCTCGCTTCAACTGGACAGATGTCGACAAACCAAGTGCTGTTGGTATTTTAGTTCGTGCCTCAGATGATTTAAGTCGTAAAATTTACGTGGGGTATGACATTCAAAATCAGTTAGCATATGTCAATCGATTAGCTACAGGAGAGGCGAATATAGGTGGACCAACACGTGACAAAACGAATACTCCTGTCGCTGCTCCAAACAATCAAGTGAAGTTAACTGCATTAGTAGATGAATCTTCAGTAGAAGTATTTGTAAATGACGGAGAGAAAACCATTAGTCAAGTATTCTATTTTAGACCAGAAATCATCGGCAATATTCCAACAAATTTAGTTGCTTTCTATGCGGAAAACGGGAAAAGTACAGTGTCAGATGCAAAGATTAGTCCTTTGAATAGCATCTTTGGTGAATTGGAAATAGTTGCAAAAGATATAGAGATTCAAAAAGGTCATGTTTTTGATCCTATGACAGAGGTTTCCGCTAGTAATAGAGATGCATTAGGCAATAAGAGCACTATCGTGCCTCAAGTTCTAAAAAATACTGTAGATACTACCAAAGAAGGCTCATATGAAGTAGTTTATGCACTCTTAAATGAAAAAGGGAAGTATCAAGAAAAAACGCGAAAAGTGACAGTAGTAAGCAGTACACCAGAAACAAGTAGCACTAGTGATACCTCTAGTACGACACAAACAAGTACTTCAACGACTACTACAGAAACGAGCGCTTCTAGCAGTGCATCTGACAAAACAAGTGAGACCACAAGTGGAGAACATGTCAGTTCTGAAACAACGCAACAAACGAATAGTCAAAGTGAAGGAACAAATAGGCAAACTACAGCTAGCAAACAAGTAGCGAAAAAAGGGTTACCACAAACTGGGGAACAACGACAAAACTTGCTCTTGATTCTAGGTGGAATTTTATTAATTGGTGTTGGATATTTTGGATATAAAAAATTAAAGAAATAA
- a CDS encoding cysteine desulfurase family protein produces the protein MKPIYLDNAATTPMHTAVVATMFEAMKEDFGNPSSVHQFGRKAHGKLEVARSQIAKSIGAKETEIFFTSGGTEGDNYAIMQTAFLRKEFGKHLITTAVEHHAVLHTMEFLETQGFEVTYLSVDDTGQIDLDELKAALRPDTILVSIMFANNEIGTIYPINEIGAILSEHQAYFHTDAVQAYGCLDIDVKELNVNFLSVSAHKISGPKGVGFLYMKEATPLPPLMHGGDQETKKRAGTENLPGIIGFSQAVRLLSSDQKEKNALHYEELRTQLLNALAAENIEFEVNGDASQRLPHILNLWIKGIPNDLLLVHLDLMGISISTGSACTAGNVEPSHVLSAMYGTKNPLIKESIRISFGKQTTSDEITYLASCLNKIVHKIKK, from the coding sequence ATGAAACCAATATATTTAGATAATGCAGCGACAACCCCCATGCATACAGCAGTTGTTGCAACCATGTTTGAGGCAATGAAAGAGGATTTTGGCAATCCGTCCAGTGTGCATCAGTTTGGTAGAAAGGCACATGGAAAACTCGAAGTAGCACGTAGCCAAATTGCAAAAAGCATCGGGGCGAAAGAAACGGAAATATTTTTTACAAGTGGAGGGACAGAAGGCGATAATTATGCCATTATGCAGACTGCATTTTTGAGAAAAGAGTTTGGTAAGCATTTGATTACGACTGCAGTAGAACACCATGCTGTTTTGCATACAATGGAATTTTTAGAAACCCAAGGCTTTGAAGTCACGTATCTATCTGTGGATGATACAGGACAGATTGATTTGGACGAGTTAAAAGCAGCTCTTCGACCAGATACGATTTTGGTGTCAATCATGTTTGCCAATAATGAGATAGGAACAATTTATCCTATTAATGAAATAGGTGCCATTCTTTCAGAGCATCAAGCATACTTTCATACGGATGCAGTACAAGCTTATGGTTGTCTGGATATCGATGTCAAGGAGCTGAATGTCAATTTTTTAAGTGTATCTGCGCATAAAATTTCTGGACCAAAAGGGGTAGGATTCTTGTATATGAAAGAAGCAACCCCGCTACCGCCCTTAATGCATGGTGGCGATCAAGAAACAAAAAAACGGGCTGGAACGGAAAATTTACCAGGCATTATTGGTTTCTCTCAAGCAGTTCGTTTACTGAGCTCAGACCAAAAAGAAAAAAATGCTCTCCACTACGAAGAATTACGAACCCAATTACTAAATGCTTTAGCTGCGGAAAATATAGAATTCGAAGTAAATGGAGATGCGAGTCAACGATTGCCACACATTCTCAATTTGTGGATTAAAGGAATACCTAATGATTTATTGCTCGTTCATCTTGATCTGATGGGAATTTCCATCTCAACCGGCTCAGCCTGTACAGCTGGAAATGTGGAGCCGAGTCATGTGTTGAGTGCCATGTATGGCACCAAAAATCCGCTGATTAAAGAGTCAATTCGAATTAGCTTTGGCAAGCAAACAACTTCAGATGAAATTACCTATCTTGCCTCTTGCTTGAATAAAATTGTTCACAAAATAAAAAAATAA
- the rarD gene encoding EamA family transporter RarD: MKEEKKGIVLGVFAYVLWGIIPLYWKLLGEVQSLSILFYRIVWSFVFMLLYIICIKKWRAFCQKVKSLFSSPKTLGFIVLAAIFISINWFTFIYSVGHGHVTAASLGYYMNPLVNVLLGTVFLKEKLGRIGTVACCCAAVGVLMLVLLSGEVPIASLVMAISFSLYGFVKKQLVVSSYTSLTIETLIMLPVALLYFVFFSPQPFMGYTTNLNLLLMGAGIVTAIPLMLFAEAAKRISYILLGFIQYVNPTMMLLFAIFLFHEPYTLGQFFAFSFIWLGIVLFTYGTIQSHRKEKQFLSQGEK, translated from the coding sequence GTGAAAGAAGAAAAAAAGGGCATTGTTTTAGGCGTTTTTGCCTATGTATTGTGGGGAATTATTCCACTATATTGGAAATTACTTGGCGAAGTTCAATCGTTATCTATTTTATTTTATCGAATTGTTTGGTCGTTTGTTTTTATGTTACTTTATATTATTTGTATCAAAAAATGGCGTGCCTTTTGCCAAAAGGTCAAAAGTCTTTTTTCTTCACCTAAAACTCTTGGATTCATTGTTTTGGCAGCAATTTTTATTTCGATTAATTGGTTTACGTTTATTTATTCTGTAGGGCACGGACACGTAACTGCTGCCAGTTTAGGCTATTATATGAATCCACTTGTAAATGTATTACTGGGAACCGTTTTTCTCAAGGAAAAATTAGGGAGAATAGGAACCGTTGCCTGTTGTTGTGCGGCTGTAGGGGTGCTAATGTTGGTACTATTATCAGGTGAAGTCCCTATCGCCTCACTTGTCATGGCGATTTCGTTTAGTTTGTACGGTTTTGTTAAGAAACAATTAGTGGTGAGTTCTTATACGAGTTTGACGATTGAAACCCTCATCATGTTGCCAGTAGCGTTGCTCTATTTTGTCTTTTTTTCTCCGCAGCCTTTCATGGGTTATACGACCAATCTAAATTTACTTTTAATGGGGGCTGGAATTGTGACAGCCATTCCACTTATGTTGTTTGCAGAAGCGGCTAAACGGATTTCGTATATCTTGCTTGGCTTTATTCAATACGTAAATCCAACAATGATGTTATTATTTGCGATATTTTTATTTCACGAACCCTACACATTAGGTCAGTTTTTTGCATTTAGCTTTATTTGGTTGGGCATTGTTTTATTTACTTACGGAACGATTCAATCGCATCGTAAGGAAAAACAATTTTTAAGTCAAGGTGAAAAATAG
- a CDS encoding DUF1831 domain-containing protein: MAFQKQATVLGCPVYYQVGTNAKKYTLKDNGFTETNSGNFQMIRPLDATPQSKQGFKLKITIASDLKTLKMSITTADGLKAVNLFKGDQFEMNREKFYFLMDGMIDRGCFIKVA; this comes from the coding sequence ATGGCTTTTCAAAAACAAGCAACCGTTTTAGGCTGTCCAGTGTACTATCAAGTAGGGACAAATGCAAAAAAATATACCCTAAAAGATAATGGCTTTACAGAGACAAATTCTGGGAATTTTCAAATGATTCGACCATTAGATGCAACTCCACAAAGCAAACAAGGCTTTAAATTAAAAATTACAATCGCATCCGATTTAAAAACGTTGAAGATGTCGATTACAACGGCTGATGGACTAAAGGCAGTCAACCTTTTCAAAGGAGATCAGTTTGAGATGAATCGTGAAAAATTCTATTTCTTAATGGATGGCATGATTGATCGGGGCTGTTTTATAAAAGTAGCTTAA
- the mnmA gene encoding tRNA 2-thiouridine(34) synthase MnmA — translation MSDNSNTRVVVGMSGGVDSSVTALILKEQGYDVVGVFMKNWDDTNEYGVCTATEDYKDVAKVANQIGIPYYSVNFEKEYWDRVFQYFLDEYKLGRTPNPDVMCNKEIKFKAFLDYALQLGADYVATGHYAQVEKDENGFVHMLRGIDQNKDQTYFLSQLSQEQLSKTMFPLGGMEKPEVRAIAEQAGLATAKKKDSTGVCFIGEKNFKEFLGHYLPAQKGKMMTLDGEVKGEHDGLMYYTIGQRQGLGIGGGGKTQEPWFVVGKELTTNTLYVGQGFHHPALYASHLEATDIHFTTDESKPKEFSCTAKFRYRQQDTAVHVVLHEGNKATVTFAEPVRAVTPGQAVVFYDGMECLGGGLIDVVYQEDKQLQYV, via the coding sequence ATGAGTGACAACAGCAACACAAGAGTCGTTGTCGGCATGAGCGGTGGAGTGGATTCTTCTGTTACAGCTTTGATTTTAAAAGAACAAGGCTATGATGTAGTGGGAGTTTTTATGAAAAATTGGGATGATACGAATGAATACGGTGTCTGTACAGCGACGGAGGACTACAAGGATGTGGCCAAAGTAGCCAATCAAATTGGTATTCCGTATTATTCTGTCAATTTTGAAAAAGAGTACTGGGACCGGGTATTTCAATATTTTTTAGACGAATACAAGTTAGGCAGAACCCCTAACCCTGATGTGATGTGCAACAAAGAAATAAAGTTCAAAGCTTTTCTTGATTACGCTCTTCAATTAGGAGCTGATTATGTGGCAACTGGCCACTATGCTCAAGTTGAAAAAGATGAGAATGGGTTTGTTCATATGCTTAGAGGAATCGACCAAAATAAGGATCAAACGTATTTTTTAAGTCAACTTTCTCAAGAACAATTAAGTAAAACCATGTTTCCGCTTGGTGGCATGGAAAAACCAGAAGTTCGAGCAATCGCTGAGCAGGCTGGGCTTGCAACTGCCAAAAAGAAAGACTCAACAGGGGTCTGCTTTATTGGAGAAAAGAATTTCAAAGAATTTTTAGGACATTACTTGCCCGCTCAAAAAGGAAAAATGATGACGCTTGATGGTGAGGTAAAAGGCGAACATGATGGACTAATGTATTATACGATTGGTCAAAGGCAAGGACTAGGTATTGGTGGTGGGGGGAAAACCCAAGAACCATGGTTTGTTGTTGGCAAAGAATTAACCACAAATACACTGTATGTCGGACAGGGCTTTCACCATCCCGCTCTTTATGCTAGCCATTTAGAGGCAACGGACATCCATTTTACGACGGATGAATCCAAGCCAAAAGAATTTTCTTGTACGGCTAAATTCCGATATCGCCAACAAGATACGGCTGTTCACGTTGTGTTGCATGAAGGCAATAAAGCAACAGTTACGTTTGCGGAACCAGTACGTGCAGTTACGCCTGGACAAGCCGTTGTATTTTACGATGGAATGGAATGCTTGGGTGGCGGACTGATTGATGTAGTTTATCAAGAGGACAAGCAATTACAATATGTATAA